Proteins encoded in a region of the Vitis riparia cultivar Riparia Gloire de Montpellier isolate 1030 chromosome 7, EGFV_Vit.rip_1.0, whole genome shotgun sequence genome:
- the LOC117918307 gene encoding ETO1-like protein 1 — MKNLFPSESCKETQLNAFNPQSWLQVERGKLSKFSSQSSSSIESLIKVPEPPILPFFKPVDYVEVLAQIHEELESCPPQERSNLYLLQFQVFRGLGEVKLMRRSLRSAWQRASTVQEKLIFGAWLKYEKQGEELIADLLASCGKCAQEFGPIDIASQLPADSNTSSNEAVVMNGNEILKTVIFRIGDEKIVCDRQKIAGLSAPFHAMLNGCFTESLQEDIDLSENNISPSGMRAIHEFCMTGSLGEVPPDLLLEILIFGNKFCCERLKDACGRKLASLVSSRDDAVELMDYALEENSPVLAASCLQVFLHELPDCLNDNRVLEILSDANRQQRSIMVGPASFSLYCFLSEVAMALDPRSDTTACFLERLVESAESSRQRLLACHQLGCVRLLRKEYDEAEQLFEAALKAGHVYSVAGLVRLGYLKGHKLWSYDKLSSVISSFTPLGWMYQERSLYCEGDKRWEDLEKATELDPTLTYPYMYRAASLMRKQNVQAALAEINQVLGFKLALECLELRFCFYLAVENYEAAFCDVQAILTLSPDYRMFEGRVAASQLRMLVREHVESWTTADCWLQLYDRWSSVDDIGSLSVIYQMLESDAAKGVLYFRQSLLLLRLNCPEAAMRSLQLARQHASNEHERLVYEGWILYDTGHCEEGLRKAEESIGLKRSFEAFFLKAYALADSSQDPSCSSTVVSLLEDALKCPSDRLRKGQALNNLGSVYVDCGKLELAADCYINALKIRHTRAHQGLARVHFLKNDKTAAYLEMTKLIEKARNNASAYEKRSEYCERELTKADLEMVTRLDPLRVYPYRYRAAVLMDSHKEKEAIAELSRAIAFKADLHLLHLRAAFHEHIGDVLGALRDCRAALSVDPNHQEMLELHSRVNSHEP; from the exons ATGAAGAACCTTTTTCCTTCTGAATCATGTAAAGAAACACAGCTCAATGCCTTTAATCCACAGTCATGGCTCCAAGTTGAAAGAGGGAAGCTTTCCAAATTCTCATCACAGTCCTCTTCTTCCAT AGAATCTCTTATCAAGGTTCCTGAGCCACCCATACTTCCATTCTTTAAACCTGTCGATTATGTAGAAGTTCTAGCTCAAATCCATGAAGAACTTGAGTCATGTCCTCCACAAGAGAGGTCGAATCTTTATTTATTACAGTTTCAGGTCTTTAGGGGCCTTGGGGAAGTTAAACTGATGCGGAGAAGTCTCCGTTCAGCTTGGCAGAGAGCCAGTACTGTTCAGGAGAAACTCATTTTTGGGGCATGGCTGAAGTATGAAAAGCAAGGAGAAGAGCTCATTGCTGACTTACTTGCCTCTTGTGGTAAATGTGCACAGGAGTTTGGCCCAATAGACATTGCCTCTCAACTTCCTGCAGATTCAAATACAAGTTCCAATGAGGCTGTTGTGATGAATGggaatgaaattttgaaaactgtCATTTTCCGAATTGGGGATGAGAAAATTGTTTGTGACAGGCAGAAGATTGCGGGCCTGTCAGCTCCTTTTCATGCTATGCTTAATGGGTGTTTCACAGAATCACTCCAAGAGGACATAGATTTGTCTGAAAATAACATTTCACCATCAGGTATGAGGGCAATCCATGAGTTCTGTATGACAGGCAGTTTAGGTGAAGTCCCACCAGATCTtttgttagaaatattaatatttgggAACAAATTTTGCTGTGAGAGGCTAAAAGATGCTTGTGGCAGGAAACTTGCATCTTTGGTTTCCTCTAGAGATGATGCTGTGGAACTCATGGACTATGCACTTGAAGAGAACTCCCCTGTCCTTGCTGCATCATGTTTGCAAGTGTTTCTACATGAACTTCCTGATTGTTTGAATGACAATCGAGTGCTGGAAATATTAAGTGATGCTAATAGACAACAGAGATCAATCATGGTTGGGCCTGCTTCATTTTCACTCTATTGTTTCTTAAGTGAAGTTGCTATGGCCCTTGATCCTCGGTCAGATACAACGGCTTGTTTCTTGGAACGATTGGTAGAGTCTGCTGAGAGTAGCCGGCAGAGATTGTTGGCATGTCATCAGTTGGGCTGTGTGAGGCTTCTGAGGAAAGAGTATGATGAAGCTGAACAGCTCTTTGAGGCAGCTCTAAAGGCAGGCCATGTATACTCTGTCGCAGGTTTAGTGAGACTGGGTTACCTTAAGGGCCATAAACTTTGGTCTTATGACAAACTCAGCTCTGTGATTTCCTCTTTTACTCCACTTGGATGGATGTATCAGGAGAGGTCACTGTATTGTGAAGGCGATAAGAGGTGGGAAGACCTTGAGAAAGCAACCGAGTTGGACCCGACACTTACTTACCCCTACATGTATCGAGCTGCTTCCTTGATGAGGAAACAGAATGTTCAAGCTGCTCTTGCAGAAATCAATCAGGTCCTAGGTTTCAAGCTAGCATTAGAATGTTTGGAACTCCGGTTTTGTTTCTATCTGGCGGTTGAGAACTATGAAGCGGCATTTTGTGATGTTCAGGCAATTCTTACGCTCTCCCCAGACTACAGGATGTTTGAGGGACGGGTTGCAGCATCCCAACTTCGCATGCTTGTGCGTGAGCATGTTGAGAGTTGGACAACAGCAGATTGCTGGCTACAGTTGTATGATCGGTGGTCTTCAGTTGATGATATTGGGTCCCTCTCTGTTATCTACCAGATGCTTGAATCTGATGCTGCAAAAGGTGTTCTTTACTTCAGACAGTCTTTGCTTCTCCTGAG GTTGAACTGCCCAGAAGCAGCCATGCGAAGTTTACAGCTTGCCCGTCAACATGCATCTAATGAACATGAACGTCTAGTATACGAGGGATGGATCTTATATGATACAGGTCACTGTGAGGAAGGGCTTCGGAAAGCAGAGGAGTCTATTGGCCTTAAAAGATCTTTTGAGGCCTTCTTCTTGAAAGCCTATGCATTGGCTGACTCTAGCCAGGATCCATCATGTTCATCGACTGTTGTTTCACTTCTTGAAGATGCCTTAAAGTGCCCCTCAGATAGGCTTCGCAAAGGTCAG GCCCTTAACAACCTTGGCAGCGTGTACGTTGACTGTGGGAAATTAGAGTTGGCTGCTGATTGCTACATCAATGCCCTCAAAATCCGGCACACCCGAGCCCACCAGGGCCTTGCTAGGGTTCATTTCCTCAAAAATGATAAGACTGCtgcataccttgaaatgaccaAACTGATTGAGAAGGCCAGGAACAATGCTTCTGCCTATGAGAAAAGGTCCGAGTACTGTGAACGTGAACTCACAAAGGCAGATCTGGAGATGGTCACTAGATTAGACCCGCTTCGGGTTTACCCTTACAGATATCGAGCTGCAG TTTTGATGGACAGCCACAAAGAGAAGGAAGCAATAGCAGAACTGTCAAGAGCAATAGCATTCAAGGCAGACCTTCACCTTCTACACCTGAGGGCAGCCTTTCATGAGCACATTGGAGATGTGTTGGGCGCACTGCGAGACTGTAGAGCTGCCCTCTCTGTGGATCCTAACCATCAAGAGATGTTGGAGCTTCATAGCCGTGTCAACAGCCATGAACCATGA